Within the Calditrichota bacterium genome, the region CCTTGCGCGGTAAGTTTTTGCTCACCGGCGGACTGGGCAACATGGGAGGCGCCCAGGCGCTGGCCGCCAAGATGAACGGCGCCGCGTTTTTGGGGGTGGAATTCCGGCGGGAGGTGATCGAGCGGGTCATTCGCGAGGGCCTCTGCGATCGTCTGTGCGAAAGTCTCGACGAGGCGTTGAACCTGGTGCTGGCGGCAAAGGCACGAGGCGAGGCGCTCTCCGTTGGCTTGGTGGGCAACACCGCCGAAACCCATCCGGAGATTCTTCGCCGGGGTATCATACCCGATGTCGTCACCGACCAGACGTCGGCACACGAGCCTAAGAAATACTGGCCCAAAGGCCTCACGCGGCAGCAGGCCGAGCAGCTCCTGGCCGAAGATCCCCGTGCTTACGTGGAATTGGCAAAAGAGTCCATGGCTGAGCACGTCCGGGCGATGCTCGGGTTCAAGAGAGGCGGGGCAGTCGTGTTCGACTACGGGAACGGAATTCGCCAGTATGCGTACGAGAAGGGAGTGGCCGACGCATTTGACATCAAGGGGTTTGTTTTGGAATACATCCGGCCCCTCTTTTGCGAGGGACGTGGTCCATTTCGCTGGGCGGCCCTTTCTGGCGAGCCCGAGGACATATTCAAGATTGACCAGGTAATTCTCTCGGAGTTCTCCCACGACGGCGTTTTGACCAATTGGATCACCTTAGCCCAGAAGCACTTGGACTTCGGCAAGCTGCCGGGGCTGCCAGCCAGGGTCTGTTGGTTGGGATATGGCGATCGAGCAAGGCT harbors:
- the hutU gene encoding urocanate hydratase, which encodes LRGKFLLTGGLGNMGGAQALAAKMNGAAFLGVEFRREVIERVIREGLCDRLCESLDEALNLVLAAKARGEALSVGLVGNTAETHPEILRRGIIPDVVTDQTSAHEPKKYWPKGLTRQQAEQLLAEDPRAYVELAKESMAEHVRAMLGFKRGGAVVFDYGNGIRQYAYEKGVADAFDIKGFVLEYIRPLFCEGRGPFRWAALSGEPEDIFKIDQVILSEFSHDGVLTNWITLAQKHLDFGKLPGLPARVCWLGYGDRARLGLRINEMVGRGELKAPIVIGRDHLDCGSVASPLRETEGMRDGSDAVADWPILNALLNAVSGASWVAVHDGGGVGHGKAIHAGQVIVADGTPEMAVRLERVLTNDPGIGIARHVDAGYPEAIATARAKGVKIPMLPKG